Genomic DNA from Acipenser ruthenus chromosome 4, fAciRut3.2 maternal haplotype, whole genome shotgun sequence:
CTGTtcaagcaatacagagagacattcaggggtggagttgaaacaccggcacaggcgcgcaaaacagaaacgaaaataaatagaggtggtcatgtgacgttaccagccatggtaacgcacagaggacccatacagcaagctgtacaaaaggcaaaataaaacacagtacaaaaactacaaataaaaggtgccccagagggcgagtgctagccttaaaatgaggcgtcccgctccaggaaccggctacactacgtaacccttgcTATACATTACATGGGATCACTATcgcctaaactaacctactgatgagccggtattcatacaacgactcgtgatGCTTCATACGgacttggctgggcattgccttcacaagcaccgcttgcagtctcagggttgcgtagctgtcattcctgcagagcagaccctctcctcccgagtacacgccactcccctctggcatggcgttgcaatCGCCCCGAGCCATCTCCCGCAGATgcttttaaactgacggacactcggtcaagacccgcccacctgctgattgaagtccagcacagccaatcacttgctgcccttcccctcaaccaagcctagcaggcagcaagtcttaatcgagcgcccgtctgtaaacaataatgtaatcacataaatcaactccaaaacaacacacaataaacccatttccccatacaaatgataccaacactaaatacacatgtgcagggcaatcgccctgctacatgGTCATTTTAACTAGCGATGAATAACCACTACCTTAGTGTAACTATTTTTACACTGTTGTTAGAGAACAAAATGTGATTGTCTTTATGTTTGCCTTCTAATGACTACATTTAATTAAGTATGAATATGACTAGAATCACTAGGTGGATAAGGATTGCAGGTTAAAGTGTTGAATTGATTATTATGCACAATTGGTTTCCTTtttgatctttttaaaatgtaaaactatttAAGATTTCTGTCAAAACACTACAACTCTCCCTCCtaagattgttttttttctgacgttTTGTGTATAATGAATTTgtagtgaaacaaaaaaaaaaaaatgatcacatGGAAACAAACACTTCAAAGGTGAAGTAATGCCCAAGTGAAGACTTGCCTGTAATAGATTTGTTTAACAGCCTTCTATAcaggtgtttctgtttttcagtttgatgtaatacatttatttttagcccACTAAATCAAACACTGGGAAATACTTTGTTTATAATAGAAAATGACATAGATAATAGAAAGTTTTTAATTCACAAGAGTTGTAACAAAGAAATATTAATTGTTATATGGTAGCTCATTTAAGTTATTTACTATTGGTCTaataaatactgtgtttattttctttctaaCAGATGACAAATCCTGCCATACAGAATGACTTTAGCTACTACAGAAGAACATTGAATCGCATGAGGATTAACAATGTTCCAGTATGCCACAGTTTTTGAATATTGCATTTCAATATGTGCATCACCCCAATTATAATATGGCCCTTGGGTGCCAAGGATTGTTGTTATAATGAGGGCTGCAACATGATATAGACTAAGTGatgttaatagatttaaataatgTTCACTGTCTGGATATAGTTGCCTTATACAATGATAACATTTGTAAGTTTGAAACTGGTTGGCATGGAAATCAAATTGCAAAACTGCAGATTTTAATATGATAATCTGGTTGTGCCTGCTTGCTCTCTGGGGAGGGGGGAAATAGCAACTATATAACATCTGTTACATATCCCTTTCATGGTTCACTTGAAtcaatgtaatttttatttcCAAAAATGAGCCTCTTGTGTTTCAAGTAAGCTTTAAAAAGGGGACATGCAAGTGATGCAGAACATGGTTTCTATTTGTTATATAATAAACCTATTAGTTACAGTGGAATCCCTCATCATTACTTCCGAAGTGATTACAATTTTCATAATACGTTTTTGTAAAGTCACTTAATTTGCACACTTTctaaatgtatgtttgtttgctATCCTTTTATGGGATAAAGTATATTTCCTGCTATAATTTGTTGTGTGCAGGTAATAAAAAAAGTGAATGTGCCAGTGTTTAGACTGTGTGCTGTTGCCTTTCACTCAGCAGCCTGAAGAGTTCCTCTGCAAATGTAGCATCTACAGACGCCTTAGACCATAACATAATAATATCCACCAAACGTGTCTCTTTGAACAAAAGCAATCAACAGCTCTTGGTAccatcttaaagagtaagtagcagggttttgaaaaatatagcattaaacttccccacgtgttgctacaactgtttaaatgatgtacctgtaatttctgttttcattgttaacatcctgacaacattctacacttacaactttaaagtctgtttcaaagctgttttcaaaatgtctgctctagtgcactgatagtgtaaggattattgcccacattgtcaaacaggtaacacagcaataatgattcatgatgtggtacggaacagaaaagcctcttcctgcagtgatttagagcaggggttctcaacctttttgcttctgtgtgtgtgtatgtatatgtatatatatatatatggctcggTACTTTGTTTTCATTGATGTCATGGCTGAAAATCCGGTTTCGCATAAGTCTTCCTTTCTTCCCTTATTCCACACATACTGAACACAGGCTAGTaaattggacttttttttttttatttactttatccagggcgacttacaattattacaagatatcacattatttttacatacaattacccatttatacagttgggtttttactggagcaatctaggtaaagtaccttgctcaagggtacaacagcagtgtcctccaccggggattgaacccacgaccctccgggtcaagagcccagagccctaaccactactccacactgctgccccattagaAATGTCTGTGGATTTATTGAGTTGTATGGCAAAGTCAGGTTTCAGCGtgtcataagcatgcagggaaaataaaacattctATGGTTTATTTTTTGAGGACCCCTAGGGGGCCGTGGACCCGCTTTTGAGAAcccctgatttagaggacaggtctcaaacctcagtgcactagagcggacattttggaaagagctttgaaacagactttaaaacattgtcaggatgttaacaatgaaaataagaattacaggcacattatttaaacagttgtagcaacacatggggacatataACGCAACATTTTCAGGAAccccagctacttactctttaagattaaCTGATTCAACTTACTAattcaatttattaaaaaaaatatatatatatatatatatatatacactaccggtcaaaagttttagaacacccccatttttccagtttttattgaaatttaagcagttcaagtccagtgaataacctgaaatggtacaaaggtaagcggtaaactgccagaggttaaaaaaaaaagtttaggttaccaaaaactgaaaaataatgtacatttcagagttatacaaaaaggcctttttcagggaacaagtaatgggttaacaacttatagctgttctgcagcaatagaagtaaattaagccttgaaagttgatgctaacaattcctacaggtgtcccaacttttgttgattacttacaaaccctcgtctgtataaaagcagtgttggaacagactgtgttactacaccctcttaagcattatttggacagtattgtactgcaggaagtagtatattgctctcataatggcgagaaaaaggcaattaacaaaggaagacagacagaccattataacccttaaaagtgtaggtctttcctttagagaaattgcaaagaaagccaaggtgtcagtgagtacagtttcctacaccatcaaaaggcacttggaaactggaggaaactctgacaggaagaggtctggcagacccaaagccacaacagaatcagaagacaagtttctgagagtcaacagcttgcgtgataggcggctcacaggacaacagcttcaagcacagcttaacactggtcgaagtaagcaagtctcagtttcaactgtgaagagaagacttcaagctgcaggtttgacaggtcgagtggcagtaagaaagccattgctaagatggcaaaataagaaaaataggcttgcctgggccatgaagcaccgccagtggactactgaagactggaagaaggtcttatggaccgatgaatcaaaatttgaaatcttcggttcatcacgcagggtttttgtatgtcgtcgagtaggcgaaaggatggttcctcggtgtgtgacaccaactgtcaaacatggaggaggaagcgtggtggtctggggctcttttgctggatccagagtcggcgacttgcacagagtgagtggcaccctgaaccaaaactgctaccacagcattttgcagcgccatgcaataccctctggtatacgcctagttggtcaggggttcatcctacagcaagataatgacctcaaacatacctccaggctatgtcagaactaccttagaagaaaagaacaagacggtaggcttcaaatcatggaatggccagcacagtctccagacttaaaccccatcgagctggtttgggatgaactggacagaagggtgaaagcaaagcaacctacaagtgcaacacatttgtgggaacttctgcaacagtgttgggaagaactttccgaacaatatttgatttccctTGTAGAAAGAATACcacgagtgtgtttggctgttatatctgcaaaaggtggctactttgatgagtcaaaaatttagattaaattttgttaaacaaaatgattccatgatttcttttttacctccaattgtttatttgttctatgctttaatttcagagtacattgagacattaaactgcgtaaatttcaaggAAAATATGTTTCAGAGAGCTTTTAGCTGctaaaattgtttaaataaaatattctcaTAACAGCCCTTCCAAGTGTCTACTAGTCAAGAGCAAGTACAAAACAATGATTACCTTTCATACCTTATACACTGATTTGACAACTGGGGTTAGGGGTCATTTAATATGTGTTGTTATTAGTACAGAGGCCATGACTAAACATGGTGCCcttatataaatgtaattaagATGTGTTTACATGTAAATATGTTACAGTGCTAATTAATGAATGTCTTGCATTTTGCTTTAGCCAGCTAAACTTTCTACTTTTACAGGCAGAGGGAGAAAATGAAGTAAATAATGAACTGGCAAACCGAATGTCTTTGTTCTATGCTGAAGCAACACCCATGCTGAAAACCTTAAGCGATGCTACAACGAAATTTGTATCAGAAGTAAGTGTTTGTTGATCCTGCTGCAGCATTACTGAATTGGTTTGCTCTTGATCCCAGGTTCGGGGTTAAATAAAAGTTGAAATTCTCATAAGTGGATAAAATTAAGAACACATAAGGCATGAACTTATCAAAAGAAACTGATGGATCCAGATCCAGTTCAGGTGGAAATGCTAGTGCATTACTAACAGGCTCTACATTCATGTGTTTAATGccatattaaaatataatgttgaCACAATTATCATACTCATTTCATGTGACTTTGCACTGAAACTACTATGTCTTTTCAATAAGAGATATTGTTATTTAATTCAATATATAATGGGTTTAAAAAGATGATCTTGTATTATTGGTACTAAAATAGATAAACCACCATGCATTGTTAACACATCAAAATGATAGGTAACAACATATGCATCTCATATGAAGGCTTCATGTCTATTGTGTTATAGTGAATGaatacagtgtatttacatataCTATAAGTTTAGTAGATGGTTATAGATGACAACTGTACAGAGTAACACATATACCTATTGTAGGTTCATTCACACACATTTACTTCTAAAATAAGCTATTTAGACTTCATGCAAATAAACATTGTAGCTCTTTGATATTTGGATTTAATTTGTTAGTATATCTGCTACAGAGGATTTTGTACATCATCTATTTTAGGTGCCAGTATTTATGTACTGTACAACAcgctttcatgttttttttttaatttgatctgGAGAAGCCCTTATCTGATTGTAATGGTCCTTGGTTcgaacattctttagcacaatgtAATGAGAGAATCAGAACCTGGGGATATAAGGATGgaccatgtttatttatttatttgtttgtttatattattttttagtaTGTTAGCATGGATGTCAAATGGGACCTACTGTAACTCAGGGTGCCCTAGTTCTTCACTGTCAATAAAATTGGGTCCTTTTAAAATGCTTGCATAGTGTTCATGATTGTAACGCACAAGCAACTAATGCTATTATCGCTTCTTTTTATTAGCACAAGAACTTACCAATAGAAAATACCACAGATTGCTTAAGCACAATGGCAAGTGTATGCAGAGTCATGTTGGAAACTCCGTAAGTTGAATCATCTTCGTATTATAAGTCTTAAAAGTAATTATTTGTTGATATTATTCAAAAATGGACTGAAAGGGTTCAATAAAAAGTTGTCTCTATTAAAAACTTGTTTAAGTCAGACAAATAAAAGATTCAAGTGAATTGATACCAAACTATCAGAAGCAgaaatattttataaattgtaaAACATTGTCATAATCTCTTCCACACCAGTCTTATCTGTAAAGTTACACATTTGATTACAAACATCTCAAATATCATGCATTTttagttatatttttttatttgtatttgttttaatcagGGAATATCGAAGCAGGTTTGCAAGTGAAGAGACGGCGTCATTCTGCCTACGGGTCATGGTGGGGGTCATCATTCTCTATGACTATGTGCATCCTGTTGGGGCATTTGCAAAGACGTCAAAAATGGATGTAAGTGTACTGTGAATTAAAAACACCCAGATGGATGTATCACAATCTAAGCAAAAGAGTGGACAAAACTAACTCAAactgtttttcttgtttgtttttttctaatttatttctTTGCTTTATTTCCAGATGAAAGGTTGTATAAAAGTCCTTAGAGATCAGCCTCCCAACAGTGTAGAAGGCCTCCTCAATGCTCTCAGGTTTGTTATAGTTATTGATTGACAGAGAATGAGAAAATACATTGATCATTAGTAATATACCTTTCCATAAACTGATGAAGGCAGTTGAAATGTCTGTCTACTTTGGTTTTACCCAAAAGTACCTTTCATTATGGATCCAAGAACTGACGTGCAAGTGACCTATACTGCAAATAAAGTAAACctttataataaacattttattaaatgcagTTTCTATGCCTCAGGTACACGACTAAGCATTTGAATGATGAGACTACCTCCAAGCAAATTAGGATCATGTTGCAGTAACCAAACCCCCTGGAATCTGAGCTGGGTGCAGAAATGAACGACTGAgataaacagattttaaaaaatgcaactgctttttcttctcttttttcttttctttttttaagaagaaaaaaaaaacatgttcttgcTCTTAAAATAAGATCAGTCTTCTGTGCCAATGTCTTGTAAAAAGAAAATTCTAAACCATAAAAATGATTTGATGTTTCAGAATGGTCGTAGAACAAGTGGCAGCTAATACTGCTTACTGTTTTGGGGGGTCTGTCAATGCAAGTGGGAGTTAATTGacttgaacatttaaaaaaaataatcattatttttgtttaaactaaTATTTAATAATGCTTATTCTGCATGACAGAATTGCCTATTTCTGCTATTTAAGGACTAATACATGTTCATTTTTTCTATTTCTGCTTAATTGTGTGAACATTTTGAGAAAGCAAAAATTctataatgtgttttgttgtacaaAAGGTACCCAGCACAATGTGGATAAGAATTGAGGATAAaatagtactgtttttatttagagATTTTTTTAAGTTTGAGTTTTGTACGAGTGTATGCTGTAAGTTTATCTTTCATTTGAAAACTAACTTTAAAACTGTGATGTGTGCATAACAGGAAAAAATGTGTTTGCATGTACATGTGCAACGAATGGCTGTtggacaaataaaaaaacaaatagctttTGTTTTTCTAAAGTTTGTCGTCACATTTTTTAAGGGAAATTAAGGGAAAAGGATCTATTTTAGCAATTTGAATACAAAATCTCAAACAAAAGTAAAGAACATTGTAACCTGAATTAAACAATCATCTAAAGGACTGAACGTTTGTGGCAGCTCAAGGCTTATTCAGGGTTCCTCTGTCATTTACAgtgactctcaaaagtattcacccccttggacttttccacattttattgtgttacaacatggaatcaaaatggatttaattaggagtttttgccactgatcaacacaaaaaaagtccataatgtcaaagtgaaaaataaaatcttcaaattgttctaaattaattacaaatacaaaacagaaaataattgattgcataagtattcacccccttgagtcaatatttggtagaggcacctttggcagcaattacagccatgagtctatttggataagtctctaccagctttgcacatctggacactgcaatttttgcccattcttctttgcaaaattgctcaagctccatcaagttggatggggacctttggtgaacagcaattttcaactctttccacatattctcaattggattgaggtctgacagctttgactgggccactccaggacattgacctttttgtttttaagccactccagtgtggctttggctgtatgtttggggtcattgtcctgctggaagatgaatcttctcccaagtcccaggtctcttgcagacttcagcaggttttcctccaggatttctctgtactttgctgcatccattttgccctctatcttcacgagctttccaggccctgacgcagagaagcatccccatagcatgatgctgccaccaccatgcttcacggtagggatggtgttctcaggatgatgtgcggtgttaggcttgcgccaaacatagcgcttagcgttgacgCCAAAAAGcgctattttggtctcatcagaccatagaatcttcttccacttggtctcagagtctcccacacgCCTTCTGgtaaactctagctgagatttgatgtgagtttttttcaacaatggctttctttttgccactctcccataaaggccagttttgtgaagcacccgggctattgttgccgtatgcacagtgtctcccagctcagccgtggaagactgtaactcctttagagttgccataggcctcttggtggcctccctgactcgtgcccttctcgcccggacactcagtttttgaggacggcctgttctagacagattcacagttgtgccatattctctgcgtttcttaataatggactttactgtgctccgggggatattcaatgccttggaaatgttcttatatcctacccctgattggtgcttttgaagaaccttattctggatttgctttgaatgttccttcatcttcatgatgtagtttttgttaggaaatgtactaaccaacagAGAcaagtgtatttaacctgaaatcatgtgaaacaccttaattattcacaggtggactccattcaactaattatgtgacttataaagacaattggttgcaccagagcttatttaggtgtgtcatagcaaagggggtgaatacttatgcaatcaattattttctgttttatatttgtaattaatttagaacaatttgtagattttatttttcactttgacattctggACTTTCTTTGTGttaatcagtggcaaaaactcctaattaaatccattttgattccatgttgtaacacaataaaatgtggaaaagtccaaggggggtgaatacttttgagagccattgTACTTGTATTGAAAATAGAAAATCTGTTTTGGTAGTCCAAAGTGGCATTGATGTTTTTCATATGACCTGGAAAGTGCTTTAAGCCCAACAACTTACAGAAGCTGCCAGAACTTCTGTTTTTGCTTGCACTTCACTATTCTGGTACTGAATTCCTATGGCTACCTGTAGCACCCTTGACCCTCAGAGACCTCTCTATAAATCTAAGTACAACACAGACTGCAGAGTAAATTAGATTGTATAAACATAGTGTTATCTTAACACCACATCAGTCGACACTTCTAAgtattactcttttttttttttttttttttttttctttttttttttttttttaaatttagtcgtcgccaattatttttaccccggttttcaccccaatttagcatgcccaattattatctgtatccccggctcaccgctcgcaccccccccgccgactcaggaaacggaggctgaaacacgcgtcctccgaaacgtgctccttccaagccgtcatttttcgcactgcagatccacagcaatgctaccagacctatagtgccggaggacaacacagatctggcggctccactgcagagccacaggcgccctatcgaccacagg
This window encodes:
- the fam49bb gene encoding CYFIP-related Rac1 interactor B isoform X3, whose amino-acid sequence is MGNLLKVLTCTDLEQGPNFFLDFENAQPTDSEREVWDQVNVVLKDARGILDELQAYRGAGEEIREAIQHPNDENLQEKAWSAVVPLVGKLKKFYEFSQRLEAALHGLLGALTSTPYSPTQHLEREQALAKQFAEILHFTLRFDELKMTNPAIQNDFSYYRRTLNRMRINNVPAEGENEVNNELANRMSLFYAEATPMLKTLSDATTKFVSEHKNLPIENTTDCLSTMASVCRVMLETPEYRSRFASEETASFCLRVMVGVIILYDYVHPVGAFAKTSKMDMKGCIKVLRDQPPNSVEGLLNALRYTTKHLNDETTSKQIRIMLQ
- the fam49bb gene encoding CYFIP-related Rac1 interactor B isoform X2; this translates as MICVALQLRYLNMGNLLKVLTCTDLEQGPNFFLDFENAQPTDSEREVWDQVNVVLKDARGILDELQAYRGAGEEIREAIQHPNDENLQEKAWSAVVPLVGKLKKFYEFSQRLEAALHGLLGALTSTPYSPTQHLEREQALAKQFAEILHFTLRFDELKMTNPAIQNDFSYYRRTLNRMRINNVPAEGENEVNNELANRMSLFYAEATPMLKTLSDATTKFVSEHKNLPIENTTDCLSTMASVCRVMLETPEYRSRFASEETASFCLRVMVGVIILYDYVHPVGAFAKTSKMDMKGCIKVLRDQPPNSVEGLLNALRYTTKHLNDETTSKQIRIMLQ
- the fam49bb gene encoding CYFIP-related Rac1 interactor B isoform X1, giving the protein MEEVIYKPLTKIMQQSLDTGVVPTDWKIANVTPIHKKGDKTEPEAALHGLLGALTSTPYSPTQHLEREQALAKQFAEILHFTLRFDELKMTNPAIQNDFSYYRRTLNRMRINNVPAEGENEVNNELANRMSLFYAEATPMLKTLSDATTKFVSEHKNLPIENTTDCLSTMASVCRVMLETPEYRSRFASEETASFCLRVMVGVIILYDYVHPVGAFAKTSKMDMKGCIKVLRDQPPNSVEGLLNALRYTTKHLNDETTSKQIRIMLQ